The sequence below is a genomic window from Uranotaenia lowii strain MFRU-FL chromosome 2, ASM2978415v1, whole genome shotgun sequence.
TAAAGACCAGATTAGGTTGGTGTGTCTACGGACCACGCTTGAACAACACGGAAGAAGCAAACATCTACCATATTAGCAAATGCAATTGTGAATCCGATTTACAAGAATCTGTCAAAAGGTTTCTCGCTGTAGAAGCATCCGGGACGTCCAGCACACATGCTCCGCCATCGGAGGAAGAGCAACGAGCCCTAACCTTACTTGAATCTACAACAAAACGTATAGGTAACCGCTTCGAAACAGGCCTGCTGTTTAAAGATAACTATGTAGAATTCCCTGATAGCTACGCGATGGCGGAAAATAGATTGGTCTGTCTCGAACGACGTATGCAACGCCACCCTGCTCTGAAAGAAAACCTTCATCGACAGATTCGAGAGTATGAATCTAAAGGCTACGCACACAAAGCCAGTATGGCAGAACTAGAATCAGCTGATCCTCGCAAGACTTGGTACCTCCCCATCGGGGCAGTAACTAACCCAAAGAAACCCGGGAAGGTCCGGATTATATGGGACGCCGCTGCCAAATCGGATGGAGTATCTCTAAACAGCGTGCTTCTGAAAGGCCCAGACCAACTGGTAGCTCTTCCTGGAGTTCTATTCCGATTCCGCCAGTATAGAGTGGCAGTAACCTCTGATATACAAGAGATGTTCCACCAAATTCGTATCAGGAAAGAGGATATCCACTCACAACGCTTCTTGTGGCGTTCAGATCCCTCAGAGAAACCCACCATATATTTGATGGATGTTGCTACATTTGGTAGCACTTGCTCACCTGCCTCCgctcaatttgttaaaaataggAACGCTGAAATTCATTCTCAATTGTATCCAGAGGCGGCGCAAGCAATCATTCGTGACCACTACGTAGATGATTATTTGGCAAGTTTTGAATCGGAAGAAGAAGCGTTACGAGTGGCTCGTGATGTACGAACAGTGCATGGTAATGGAGGTTTTAAGCTGCATAACTGGCGATCAAATGATGCAACAGTATTACAAGGTTTgggagaagaaaaaacacaaacagCGAAACGTCTTGACCTCTCGGAAGGAGGGCAAACGGAACGAGTCCTTGGTATGCTATGGAATCCTTCGGATGATCTGCTATGCTTCTCTACTCAAATGAGCGAGGAGGTGCACAATTTGATTGTAACAACTACTCGACCAACAAAAAGGCAAGTCCTCCGATGCGTTATGACGTTATTTGACCCCTTGGGTTTACTGTCTCCTTTCATAATCCACGGTAAGGTCCTCATACAAGATTTATGGCGAGAAGGTACAGGTTGGGACGAACAAATAAGCGAAGATGTGTACAAAAGGTGGCAAAGGTggatcaaaatgttaaaatttattgcAGAAATAAGAATTCCCCGATGTTATTTTCAGCGAGCGTCACGAGAAACCTATATGAATACGCAAATGCACGTTTTCGTCGACGCTAGCGAAATCGCCTATTCCTGTGCGGTTTACCTTAGGGCACAAGGTAAAGAAGGGTCATCTCAATGCTGTCTTGTAGCGGCGAAGTCAAAAGTAGCTCCATTGAAACCTTGGTCTATACCTAGAATGGAACTACAAGGATGCGTTCTAGGAGTTCGTTGGGCGAAGTTTGTGCGAGACAATCACGACCTTCCTATCTTAAAGACGGTCTATTGGACAGATTCAAGAACCGCTCTGGCATGGATCAGGGCAGACCCTCGGAACTACCGGCAGTTTGTCTCATTCAGAGTTGGGGAGATCCTAGAACATTCTTCTACCAGTGAATGGCGATGGGTTCCGTCAAAATCCAACCCAGCAGACGAAGCAACGAAATGGGGGAGCGGCCCATACTTCAATTCAGAAAGCATATGGTTCAATGGTCCAGAATTCCTCTCGTTCTCTGAGTCGCGGTGGCCACAACCTACAGAACCCGTCACTCCAACATCAGaggaaattcgaaattcaattcTTCACCACCGTGTTGTAGAACCCGTGTTAGATTTCAACCGTTTCGCCACATGGGGTCGACTAAATAGAGTTACAGCCTACGTACTGCGATATCTGCAAAACCGCTTCAAAGGAGCGAAACTTACTGGACCTCTCCAACAGGAAGAACTCAAAATGGCTACAGAAGCAATCCTAAGACATGTTCAAGAAGATTCGTTTGCGGAAGAAATAAGTGCACTTAAAAATACGGTACACAACAAATCTGGTCGAAGGGCTATAGAGAAACGCAGTACCATTTACCAATTGATGCCATTCATAGATGAAAAGGGTTTGCTGAGAGAACGGGGACGTATTGACGCAGTTAAGAACGTACCGTACGACACCCGACACCCAATTATCCTCCCAAAAAACCATCCTGTTACTGATCTGATAATCCTAGATTACCATGAAGTTTATCGTCATAGAAACAGTGAAACCGTCGTGAACGAACTACGCCAACTTTACAGCATCCCAAAACTACGTGCACTGGTAAAGAAAGTCAGCAAAAACTGCCAGATCTGTAGAATCCGCTTAGCGCGGCCGAGAATCCCTGTAATGGCTCCGCTACCTCCAGCCCGTCTTGCTCACCACGAACGAGCGTTCACATACACGGGGTTAGACTACTTCGGACCGCTCTTGGTGAAACTAGGAAGAGCCCGAGTCAAAAGATGGATTGCTCTGTTCACATGCCTGACCGTTCGAGCAGTTCACCTTGAGGTCGCCTATACACTATCAACAGAATCCTGTATTTCCTGCGTTCGTCGCTTTGTGGGTCGTCGTGGATCTCCGATTGAGTTCTTTACGGATAATGGGACCAACTTTCAAGGAGCTGATCGTGTTCTACGGGGTCAAATTAGTCAGGGACTGTCAGCTACTTTCACCAATGCGAACACGAAATGGAGCTTCAATCCACCAGGGGCGCCACATATGGGGGGCGCATGGGAGCGACTAGTACAGTCAGTTAAAATAGCTATGGCCGATGCCTACACCGAGGGGAAACTGGATGACGAGGGGTTGCAGACATTGGTCGTGGAGTCAGAAAGTATGATAAATAAGAGGCCTCTGACCTACCTACCACTTGAATCTGACGAAGCAGAGGCACTGACCCCTAACCATTTCTTGCTACTAAGTTCGAATGGAAACAAATCTCCTAGACAAAACCATCAAAATTCGTCTACCGTAAGCCACGAATCTTATCGTAATATTCTCGGAAATTCGTGGTCTGAAATCCAAACCAAACTCAACGTATTTTGGCATAGATGGTTGGTCGAATATTTACCAGTTATAAGGAGGCAACCAAAGTGGTTCGACGAAACAAAGCCTATAGAAGCGGGTGACCTGGTCATGGTAGCTGAGACAGCAAAGAGTGGAAAATGGGAGAGAGGGCGTATCCTAGAGGTACTACGGAATCCGGATGGACGATCAAGGAGGGCTGTGGTTCAAATTGGAGCAAATCGCTTCATACGTCCAGTATCCCGAATGGCCGTGCTGGATGTGGTTAATCGTGAAGCTGCGGATAAATCCAACCTACACCAGGGGGAGGGTGTTATTTCTAGCCAGCTGGCCACCCGGTCAGCAACGATCGACAAGTGTCAAAATCGAGAAAGTTGCCCCACTTAGGCCGTCTCTGTCTGTGCGACAAGTTGTCGAAAAGCCCACGCgcttaaaattccttttccattcCAAGTAAATTTAATATTACTACAGTTTTCCCAAAAGGGTGTGCAAATTCTTTCTAAGTGCTTTAAGCAAAAGTAAGTTCTACATTTATCCTAAAAAGTAAGTTTATTAAAGTAAATCCCTATCAATAGGCCGCCTGGAGAAATCCTGTTGAACCTGAAAAGAGAGGTTATGAAAATCGTTAAAacctgaaaagaaaagaaaaagggTAATATTgtataattataatttaaaatgaatactAAATGAAATTTGATATAGGTCACAAGTGTCTGGAGTCAGTAAACTGAAATCAGTGGTCAAACTAAAGCGGGAAAAGCGTTGAAAAAAGAGCTATAAGGGAAACTGATAAGTAAGGTTATCTATTAAAATATCAGGCTTTAGCTaataacataaatttcattataGTTTCGAAGCTGCTCTCAATAAATTGTTTTTGCTATCGAAACGGTCTCCTTACTTCACGCTACCTAGCTGCAACATCCAGTTttggaaaaccaaatttttttgaaagatgcgttcaataaatttgaagaagcAGAAGCTCGTCGAAACAAAAAGATGGTACGAAGAATACTGCGACGCACAAGGCACTCTGAAAGGAaacccgaatacgaaaatattgtaacaaaacagttcctgtagtagttataaaacgttaagaaacagtgtaaaaaaacgtttagaaaatgatatctgaaaccataaaaaacattgcacttatcttgaattccaaaacgacggtctgttgaatatggcgttaagttatgttactgtttaaaactgttaaaacctCTATATGGACGAACTGTATTACAAATAGTATGAATAACGTCCAGAAAACGCTCTTGCAAAACGTATTTAGACAACCAAACTGTTAATATAACAGTTTTCcgaagagtaatcttttatctAAACAGTAACAGTAATAGCTATCGAACGATTCAAAATAACGTATTTTCCAACGTTATCCAGAACGGTATACGTCAATGGCGGTCTCACACACACATAGATGGGATTTTCGGATGTTTGatatcaattcaattttttctcattaTCTTTATTGAACTTGGTTAACACTTACATACGGTTGTCGGTGAGAAATTTAAACGGATTGATATCCCATAATTTGATTCTTGCAGGAAGATCCTACCCGGCCATGGGCATAGGGTATGGATTCGCGTAGCTCCAGCGCTATGGAATGCCGGGAAGCCATCGTCACCCGGGTTATGAATGAGTGAGGAAGCTGGAATCaatttattacattatatttaGATTATATTTAGAATTTGTTTGTTACTACTTACGGTAATTAATTCCGGTAGCTCCCGCAGAAGAATCAGCGAGTAGAATCTTGCAGAATCCAGATTTCGGATGGACGAAAATTGTTGTGTTCTTGTGTATCTCTTCCAGATGAGGGCAGTGGTGCCGATTAGACCGATTTTGCCAAATTGTACCGATATGAAATTAATatgtgaaagttaaaaaaaaattatagcgtTGATGTTTCTAGGTCGTCTTTTTGCATGCATGCTGCATCTTGCATAATGAGCGTTATTAAAAGTATCttgtaaggccgatgacatagtgagagcgataATTGGCGAACGCGACCGATACGATCTGGAGCGGTGGAACAAATTGGCATCTCCTTCGTCGCATTTAATGTCAGGTtcaggccgatgacatagtggccgatgacatagtgaatacgatgcgatgcgatgcggtgaatgcgattcaatgcggtgaaccacatttgatgaaaatgtatgtgaatcgcttaaacctgacatactcaacgcggcaaAGCAggtgtcaatttgttccgccgctcgagttcgcataggctgcgtccgtaaattttccgccaattcgcatcgcatcgcactcactatgtcatcggccagTGAGAGCCATGCGATGCGAaattacggacgcagcctatgcgaactcgagcggcggaacaaattgacaccTGCTttgccgcgttgagtatgtcaggtttaagcgattcacatacattttcatcaaacgtGGTTCACCGCATTCAATCGCATTCCCCGGTTCGCATCGTATCGCACTCACTAGTCATCGACCTAAGTAATCCACTTACATTTCCCTCAAATGTGGTTCTCCGCATTAATTCGCAACCGCTGATTCGCCTCGCATCGCATTCGCATCCGCTGATTCGCATCGGCGTGCACTATGTCATCGGCATAAATCAAGAGCTGAACTTCGTTTAGTATAAAGatagtaaaacaaaaaattattatcataaTTGTGTACGAATTTTGCACAAAACCAactggcatctctgaccgggCGATTCGTTGATTTTGACGTGCGAGTTTGACAAGTATGACAGAGGGGATGAACGGTTTGTTTAACGGTTCGAGTTCAGTTTaacgattaaagaaaaattgaaggaaatcgtTCATATCATTCTATCACCTTTCCAGTTACCATCGCACGTTTTTACATAAACGTTCATATTTCGTCTGCTATCGTTGGCGAAGTAAAGTTTAGAAGAACAGCTACGTTTACAGATACAATCACCATTTCTAAAACCGTAGATGTATCGTAGAGACTGTTTGAGATatggttttttagtatgcgggaagACATTCAGAAAGGTTTACCCAGAATACTTGCCTACACCGTGGTTTCACAAAAAGGATCTTGAAGGACACGAAATTCGCCTCATAAACCGACTACTCACAGGGCACGACCACTCGAGATTTTGGCTGAACATCATGGAAATCGAAGACGATGGTGACTGTAACATTTGTCAGTCCCCAGAAACAGCAGAACACTCGATACTATTTTGTCCAAAATTTAACAACCTGAGGTCCAATTATTCATTCGAATTACGTTTTACATGTCTAACTGATTTACTGAAATTGAACGACAATGAGCTTTACAGAGAAGTTACTGATTTTGTCCAAAagctaatttaaaaatatgaacaatAAAACGCTAAGGTACTTGTACACATAATCGACCCGTTGCCAAGCAATACGGCTAGCCGTCTTGCTGACAACGTATGAAAATGGCCATATAGTCTAAGTCACTGGGCCACAAAATAGAAGTTGTCAGAGGATAACTTCGAacagaagaaagaagaagaagaagaagaataaaaAGCCAACCAATGCCATTCGAAGTATTTGactcacaaaactgctcgaaaatagcaaaagcaattactagagctttattcatatcagcctATGTAAAACTGAACGTTATTTTTTAACAGCTCAAGACACAATTTAGGCCGATACTTATTAAGGTTTCTGTAGGTAATTAGATGCAAAATGAGAACACTTGGAAATGAACTTATTcccgaataaaaataaaatattagttATTCGAAAACATATTTATTGCCTTCACATAAAACCTAACCATTTTAGTAATCCGCCGCTGTATTGGAGAGATAGTCTCGTCGTCCGATGTTGGATGCCTGTTTGCTCTGGATTGCCTCCAGTTTGGGACATTCAGTGATGCGATGTCCCAAGCCACCACAATAGCTACATCCGTCGCCTAGATCGGCGTATTTCTCCGTTTCGGAGCAAAGTTCAGCCAGGAAGGGAGGCACCTTCTGTTTGGCCTCTATCAGCAGATGTTTCAGATCCAGTAGAACGTACTGCTCGGTAGCTTTGTTGATGAACGTTGTAGCCAAACCTTTTGAACCAGAACGACCCGTACGACCAATTCGATGCACGTAATTTTCGATATCATCCGGCATATCATAGTTAATAACGTGTTGTACGTCAGGGAAATCTAAACCTTTGGACGCTACATCGGTTGCCACCAGAACATCTTTCTCCTGATTTCGAAATCCTTCGACTGATCGATAACGTTCTTCCTGGTCTTTGCCACCATGAATGGCCACAGCTTCTACGCCTTTGAGCAGGAGGTATTCGTGAATGGCATCAACATCTTGTTTCTTTTCTGCGAAAATGAGCACCGGTGGAGGAGTTTTCTGAAGACATTCGAGCAAGTACACAACCTTAGCTTCCTGTTTGACGTATTCCACGTCCTGGGTCACATTCATCGATGCTGCTCCAGCTCGACCTACGTTAATGGTCACCGGTTTTACTAATGCAGATTTAGCAaagttttgaatctttttcgGCATAGTAGCGGAGAAGAGTAAAGTTTGACGCTGTCCTTTGAAATACGAGAAAATTGTTCGGACGTCCTCTTCAAATCCCATGTCTATCATACGATCGGCCTCGTCCATACAAAGATATCTGCACACTTCAAGAGTGACCTGCTTCTTATCTAACATATCCATCAGCCGACCAGGTGTGGCAACCATGATGTGACATCCCTGTTGGATGACAGCCAATGCTTCACTAACCGGAACTCCACCAATAGCCAAGGCCGAACGAATTTCCGGCATACCCGCTTGCTGGAGATGGCCGCAATAATACTGAACGATGTCGTGCGTCTGCTTTGCCAACTCCCGCGAAGGGCAAATGATCAACCCATAGGGACCTTCTCGACTGATAAATGGCAACCTTAGTTCCTGTTCTAGTGAAAACATCACAATTGGTAAAACGA
It includes:
- the LOC129742890 gene encoding uncharacterized protein LOC129742890, encoding MTGRNEKDAPHFEEEEESNCATCTRPDSEEDMVQCDACDDWHHYSCAGVDQTVTSAPWICNKCMEAKDDDAASVHSQASSILSVSLSQMMDRQQLEREKADLEVQRRHLKEQQKLLFNTAAGIGLQNVPSLEVPSQSNAAASGIASRGLLGRFASMDPITARAAISPYASSTEQVPHLSAPSADRNPTPPTARSLSHHHIALRELKASVERCETSDKLSPEQLLELRKQLEHCRQLFTVNNSDKSKEQSDLRKQSGAIPKTTRNLPTVPEESRLSKQNNAIGECEEEATLNSWRIKQSVSQNGLPLVSDTTPMETSGKRHASYYSDHENNIHTFPAFNAAELDNHSTTIISRKQLRNYARSENISHFREQLQDINARTARMNDLTLPSNQVNLDYVSQSRNPFERIHNTQEQSQLPRQSNQVTSNSVNSPHAFHQPTQQQVVARQSLGRDLPRFSGDPTEWPIFISNYEFTTEACGFSDAENMLRLQRCLTGAALESVRSRLVLPAGVPQVIERLRRRYGRPELLINGLLKKVREIPALKTDRLEGLISFGDAVQTLCAHIEAAREHTHLSNPSLLQELILKLPSNHQMMWARYQRQFSHVNLQTFNEYMDMIVEDASSIVSLEPEITTRVSGRDRQKPKAFINAHAEDWIDAQAPKESMREYVCVNCDQVGHRIAECRTFKALSIEDRWRIVRSKNLCQNCLYNHGRRSCRLRQSCNIENCRYRHHRLLHPEDVQSTPVIVAENHFHRDLNISSLFRILPVKLYGELGCVETFAFLDEGSDLTLVENELASNLGVKGDLQPLCLKWTGDTSRLETESQRISLQISGANPDKRYTLTNARTVNSLNLPCQTFQFSEASSKYSYLQGIPISSYSNAKPRILIGIDNLRLALPLKVKEGDSNGPVAVKTRLGWCVYGPRLNNTEEANIYHISKCNCESDLQESVKRFLAVEASGTSSTHAPPSEEEQRALTLLESTTKRIGNRFETGLLFKDNYVEFPDSYAMAENRLVCLERRMQRHPALKENLHRQIREYESKGYAHKASMAELESADPRKTWYLPIGAVTNPKKPGKVRIIWDAAAKSDGVSLNSVLLKGPDQLVALPGVLFRFRQYRVAVTSDIQEMFHQIRIRKEDIHSQRFLWRSDPSEKPTIYLMDVATFGSTCSPASAQFVKNRNAEIHSQLYPEAAQAIIRDHYVDDYLASFESEEEALRVARDVRTVHGNGGFKLHNWRSNDATVLQGLGEEKTQTAKRLDLSEGGQTERVLGMLWNPSDDLLCFSTQMSEEVHNLIVTTTRPTKRQVLRCVMTLFDPLGLLSPFIIHGKVLIQDLWREGTGWDEQISEDVYKRWQRWIKMLKFIAEIRIPRCYFQRASRETYMNTQMHVFVDASEIAYSCAVYLRAQGKEGSSQCCLVAAKSKVAPLKPWSIPRMELQGCVLGVRWAKFVRDNHDLPILKTVYWTDSRTALAWIRADPRNYRQFVSFRVGEILEHSSTSEWRWVPSKSNPADEATKWGSGPYFNSESIWFNGPEFLSFSESRWPQPTEPVTPTSEEIRNSILHHRVVEPVLDFNRFATWGRLNRVTAYVLRYLQNRFKGAKLTGPLQQEELKMATEAILRHVQEDSFAEEISALKNTVHNKSGRRAIEKRSTIYQLMPFIDEKGLLRERGRIDAVKNVPYDTRHPIILPKNHPVTDLIILDYHEVYRHRNSETVVNELRQLYSIPKLRALVKKVSKNCQICRIRLARPRIPVMAPLPPARLAHHERAFTYTGLDYFGPLLVKLGRARVKRWIALFTCLTVRAVHLEVAYTLSTESCISCVRRFVGRRGSPIEFFTDNGTNFQGADRVLRGQISQGLSATFTNANTKWSFNPPGAPHMGGAWERLVQSVKIAMADAYTEGKLDDEGLQTLVVESESMINKRPLTYLPLESDEAEALTPNHFLLLSSNGNKSPRQNHQNSSTVSHESYRNILGNSWSEIQTKLNVFWHRWLVEYLPVIRRQPKWFDETKPIEAGDLVMVAETAKSGKWERGRILEVLRNPDGRSRRAVVQIGANRFIRPVSRMAVLDVVNREAADKSNLHQGEGVISSQLATRSATIDKCQNRESCPT
- the LOC129745637 gene encoding ATP-dependent RNA helicase abstrakt isoform X1, which produces MKIVDRKNVVGTKQKCNRTMASEAGPSSVKRYRREELEESDPDETDDKYEPYIPVKERKKQQLLKLGRIVQLTAEASNVGKSSSENEHDDEGAEEAWGRKFNISLLDQHTELKKIAEAKKISAVEKQLKEEEKILESVAEKKALMGVAELAKGIQYEDPIKTAWKPPRYICARSDVSHEKVRERLRILVDGENVPPPICTFREMKFPKPILVGLEKRNIRKPSPIQVQGIPAVLSGRDLIGIAFTGSGKTLVFVLPIVMFSLEQELRLPFISREGPYGLIICPSRELAKQTHDIVQYYCGHLQQAGMPEIRSALAIGGVPVSEALAVIQQGCHIMVATPGRLMDMLDKKQVTLEVCRYLCMDEADRMIDMGFEEDVRTIFSYFKGQRQTLLFSATMPKKIQNFAKSALVKPVTINVGRAGAASMNVTQDVEYVKQEAKVVYLLECLQKTPPPVLIFAEKKQDVDAIHEYLLLKGVEAVAIHGGKDQEERYRSVEGFRNQEKDVLVATDVASKGLDFPDVQHVINYDMPDDIENYVHRIGRTGRSGSKGLATTFINKATEQYVLLDLKHLLIEAKQKVPPFLAELCSETEKYADLGDGCSYCGGLGHRITECPKLEAIQSKQASNIGRRDYLSNTAADY
- the LOC129745637 gene encoding ATP-dependent RNA helicase abstrakt isoform X2 — its product is MASEAGPSSVKRYRREELEESDPDETDDKYEPYIPVKERKKQQLLKLGRIVQLTAEASNVGKSSSENEHDDEGAEEAWGRKFNISLLDQHTELKKIAEAKKISAVEKQLKEEEKILESVAEKKALMGVAELAKGIQYEDPIKTAWKPPRYICARSDVSHEKVRERLRILVDGENVPPPICTFREMKFPKPILVGLEKRNIRKPSPIQVQGIPAVLSGRDLIGIAFTGSGKTLVFVLPIVMFSLEQELRLPFISREGPYGLIICPSRELAKQTHDIVQYYCGHLQQAGMPEIRSALAIGGVPVSEALAVIQQGCHIMVATPGRLMDMLDKKQVTLEVCRYLCMDEADRMIDMGFEEDVRTIFSYFKGQRQTLLFSATMPKKIQNFAKSALVKPVTINVGRAGAASMNVTQDVEYVKQEAKVVYLLECLQKTPPPVLIFAEKKQDVDAIHEYLLLKGVEAVAIHGGKDQEERYRSVEGFRNQEKDVLVATDVASKGLDFPDVQHVINYDMPDDIENYVHRIGRTGRSGSKGLATTFINKATEQYVLLDLKHLLIEAKQKVPPFLAELCSETEKYADLGDGCSYCGGLGHRITECPKLEAIQSKQASNIGRRDYLSNTAADY